In the Brucella anthropi ATCC 49188 genome, one interval contains:
- the hisA gene encoding 1-(5-phosphoribosyl)-5-[(5-phosphoribosylamino)methylideneamino]imidazole-4-carboxamide isomerase, giving the protein MILFPAIDLKDGQCVRLKLGDMDQATVYNEDPAAQAKAFEDQGFEWLHVVDLNGAFAGESVNGKAVEAILKATKNPVQLGGGIRTLQHIENWLSKGLRRVILGTVAVRDPALVIEACKAFPGQVAVGIDAKGGYVAVEGWAEASELGVIELAKKFEGAGVAAIIYTDIDRDGVLAGINWDSTLGLADSVSIPVIASGGLASMDDIKRLAAPDARKLEGAISGRALYDGRIDPAEALSLLRAAA; this is encoded by the coding sequence ATGATCCTTTTTCCCGCCATCGATTTGAAAGACGGTCAATGCGTGCGCCTGAAGCTCGGCGACATGGATCAGGCCACCGTCTATAATGAAGACCCGGCTGCACAGGCCAAAGCCTTTGAGGATCAGGGCTTTGAATGGCTGCATGTGGTTGATCTCAACGGTGCCTTTGCTGGCGAAAGCGTCAACGGCAAGGCTGTGGAAGCGATCCTCAAAGCCACGAAAAATCCGGTGCAGCTCGGGGGCGGTATCCGCACGCTCCAGCATATCGAGAACTGGCTTTCCAAGGGATTGCGCCGCGTCATTCTTGGTACGGTCGCCGTGCGCGATCCGGCATTGGTGATAGAGGCCTGCAAGGCATTTCCGGGTCAGGTTGCTGTCGGCATCGATGCCAAGGGCGGCTATGTCGCAGTTGAAGGCTGGGCAGAAGCGTCTGAACTGGGCGTGATCGAACTCGCGAAAAAGTTTGAAGGCGCAGGCGTTGCCGCCATCATCTATACCGACATCGACCGCGACGGCGTTCTGGCTGGCATCAACTGGGATTCGACGCTCGGCCTGGCAGATAGCGTTTCCATCCCGGTGATCGCATCGGGCGGCCTCGCCTCGATGGATGACATCAAACGTCTTGCCGCTCCTGATGCCCGCAAGCTGGAAGGCGCGATTTCCGGTCGCGCGCTTTACGATGGCCGCATCGATCCGGCAGAAGCATTATCCCTGTTGAGGGCCGCAGCATGA
- the coaA gene encoding type I pantothenate kinase: MWEKVDQLTPSRYSPYRFFSAEEWAGFRADTPLTLTYDEVKRLRSLGDPIDLDEVRRIYLSLSRLLSAHVEASQLLFEQRKQFLNMEESFKTPFIIGIAGSVAVGKSTTARILKELLARWPSSPKVDLVTTDGFLYPNAVLREQNMMERKGFPESYDVGAVLRFLSAIKAGMSQVRAPLYSHLSYDVLPGEYQIVDKPDILIFEGINVLQVRDLPEDGKMVPFVSDFFDFSIYIDAESQLIHKWYIDRFMRLRETAFVNPESFFHRYSQLSEDAARSIGEGLWNNINLKNLKDNILPTRPRADLILRKGSDHLIEEVALRKI, encoded by the coding sequence ATGTGGGAAAAAGTGGACCAGCTAACGCCGTCGCGTTACTCGCCTTACCGTTTCTTTTCGGCTGAGGAATGGGCGGGATTTCGCGCCGACACGCCGCTCACTTTGACGTATGACGAGGTCAAGCGACTGCGCTCGCTGGGCGACCCCATCGATCTCGACGAGGTACGGCGCATCTATCTGTCGCTGTCGCGATTGCTGTCGGCGCATGTGGAGGCAAGCCAGCTTCTGTTCGAGCAGCGCAAGCAGTTCCTCAACATGGAAGAGTCGTTCAAGACGCCGTTCATCATCGGCATTGCCGGTTCGGTTGCGGTTGGGAAATCCACGACTGCGCGTATCCTGAAAGAGCTTCTGGCACGCTGGCCATCGAGCCCGAAGGTCGATCTCGTGACGACCGACGGTTTTCTCTACCCCAATGCGGTCCTGCGCGAGCAGAACATGATGGAGCGCAAGGGTTTTCCCGAAAGCTACGATGTCGGTGCGGTCTTGCGCTTTCTGTCAGCGATCAAGGCAGGCATGAGCCAGGTGCGTGCGCCGCTCTATTCGCATCTGAGCTACGACGTCTTGCCGGGCGAATATCAGATCGTCGACAAGCCGGATATTCTGATCTTTGAAGGCATCAATGTGCTGCAGGTGCGCGATCTGCCGGAAGACGGCAAGATGGTGCCCTTCGTCTCCGATTTCTTCGACTTCTCGATCTATATCGATGCGGAATCGCAGCTGATCCACAAATGGTATATCGACCGCTTCATGCGGCTGCGGGAGACTGCTTTCGTCAATCCGGAATCCTTCTTCCATCGCTATTCGCAGCTTTCGGAAGATGCGGCGCGTTCGATTGGCGAAGGACTGTGGAACAATATCAACCTGAAGAATCTCAAGGATAATATCCTGCCGACGCGCCCGCGCGCCGATCTGATCTTGCGCAAGGGCAGCGATCACCTGATCGAGGAAGTTGCGCTGAGAAAAATCTAG
- the hisF gene encoding imidazole glycerol phosphate synthase subunit HisF, whose product MTLKARVIPCLDVKDGRVVKGVNFVDLIDAGDPVEAARAYDAAGADELCFLDITASSDNRETIFDVIARTAEQCFMPLTVGGGVRQVSDIRKLLLAGADKVSINTAAVKNPEFVAEAADKFGDQCIVVAIDAKKVSGEGEADRWEIFTHGGRQTTGIDAVEFAQKVVSLGAGEILLTSMDRDGTKAGYDVALTRAVADSVRVPVIASGGVGNLDHMVAGIRDGHATAVLAASIFHFGTYTIGEAKRYMAEAGIPMRLDPVR is encoded by the coding sequence ATGACTTTGAAAGCGAGAGTGATACCGTGCCTCGATGTGAAGGACGGACGCGTCGTCAAGGGCGTGAACTTTGTCGATCTGATCGATGCGGGTGATCCGGTGGAAGCTGCCCGCGCCTATGATGCGGCGGGCGCAGACGAACTGTGCTTCCTCGACATCACGGCGTCTTCGGACAATCGCGAGACAATTTTCGATGTTATCGCCCGTACAGCGGAACAGTGCTTCATGCCGCTGACCGTTGGTGGTGGCGTGCGTCAGGTTTCTGACATTCGCAAGCTGCTTCTGGCCGGTGCCGACAAGGTCTCGATCAATACGGCTGCGGTGAAGAACCCGGAATTTGTCGCCGAAGCTGCTGACAAATTCGGTGACCAGTGCATCGTGGTTGCCATCGACGCCAAGAAGGTTTCGGGCGAAGGCGAAGCCGACCGCTGGGAAATCTTCACCCATGGCGGTCGCCAGACAACCGGCATCGACGCGGTGGAGTTTGCGCAGAAGGTGGTGAGCCTCGGCGCTGGTGAAATCCTGCTGACCTCGATGGATCGCGACGGAACCAAGGCCGGTTACGATGTGGCACTGACGCGAGCCGTGGCTGACAGCGTGCGCGTTCCGGTAATAGCTTCGGGTGGTGTCGGCAATCTGGATCACATGGTTGCGGGCATTCGTGACGGTCACGCGACGGCAGTTCTCGCAGCATCCATCTTCCACTTCGGCACCTATACGATTGGCGAGGCCAAGCGCTATATGGCCGAGGCTGGCATCCCGATGCGGCTCGATCCGGTCCGTTAA
- a CDS encoding phosphoribosyl-ATP diphosphatase, producing MTEFTLSDLERIVAERAGMTDGSSYTASLVAKGQTRAAKKLGEEAVETVIAAVEGNRADVVTESADLLYHLLVVLKIADVPLNEVLAELQRRTAQTGLEEKAGRPKA from the coding sequence ATGACTGAGTTCACACTTTCCGACCTTGAACGCATCGTCGCGGAGCGTGCCGGCATGACGGACGGCTCGTCTTATACTGCAAGCCTTGTTGCCAAGGGACAGACACGGGCCGCGAAAAAGCTCGGTGAAGAAGCCGTGGAAACGGTCATTGCCGCCGTTGAGGGCAACCGCGCGGACGTGGTCACCGAAAGCGCTGATTTACTTTATCATCTGCTGGTGGTTCTCAAGATTGCGGATGTGCCGCTCAATGAGGTTCTTGCAGAATTGCAGCGTCGCACGGCGCAGACTGGCCTTGAGGAAAAGGCCGGTCGTCCGAAAGCATAA